GGGTTCGCCCGCCACGGTGACCAGTGATTTGGGGATTTTCTCGGTGATGGGCCGCAACCGTGTGGCCAAGCCACCAGCCAGCAGCGCCACCGGCAGGTCCAAATCTTGCAGGGGAGACTTCCCCGAAACCAGATTTCGCCCTTTGCCCTCCTGAACCGCCCTTTCCCCCTCAACCGCCCTGCGGGCACCTTCTCCCCCTTGGGGGAGAAGGACGGGATGAGGGGGTTTCTGGGGAGAACTCACAGCGCGCCTTTCAATTATTGAATAACCGCCTTGGTGCCTTCAAAATCGAAACGGAAGCGGACTTCCTGAAGCCCGGCCTGGCGCATGGCATGACGCAGCCGCGATTTATCCTCGGCGTAAAACATGAGGAAGCCGCCGCCGCCAGCGCCAATGAGTTTGCCGCCCAGCGCGCCATGGGCCATGGCCAAATCGTACCATTGATTGATTTGCGGGTTGCTCATGTTGCCGGAGCGTTCCTTTTTGCGCTGCCAATGCACATCCATCAACCGCGCAAACTCCGGCAGGTCGCCGCGTTCCATGGCCGCCTGGCTTTGCAGCCCCAGGTCCTTCACAAAATGCAGGTTCTCGATCATGGATTTATCCATGCTTTTGCTTTTTTGATCCTGCTCCTTGAGAATCGAGGAGGCGGACCGGGAATAGCCGGTAAAAAACAGCAGCAGGTTATCCTCAAGATTGTAGCGGGTTTCCTCGGATAGCTTGAGCGGCCAGGCCTCGACTTTGCCACCGGGCAGGAATTTGAAACAGGTAATGCCGCCATAAGCCGCAATGTATTGATCCTGCTTGCCGATCGGTTCCTTGAGCCGGTTGAGTTCGATGTCACATGCCTGTTCCGCCAGTTCGGCCGGATGTACCAGGTTCTTGCGATACGCATGCAGCGCCTTGAGCAGCGCGGTGGTAAAACTTCCCGAGGAACCAAGGCCGGTACCGGCGGGGATGTCCGCCATGGAGGTTAGTTCCAGCGACTTGCCATCCATGCCCAGCAGGCCAAAAGCCTCGCGGATGATGGGATGTTCCAGTTCCGCGGCCGTGGCCACGCGCTCCAGGCGCGAATACTTTACGATGAGATCCGGAACGAACGTGTCGTGGATGGTGATATAGACATATTTATCAATGGCTGCCGCCACCAGGAATCCGGTGTGCTGCTCATAATAGGAGGGCAGGTCGGTGCCGCCCCCGCCGAGGCTGATGCGCAAAGGTGAACGTGTGATGATCATAAATCGAATTATTCGTTGCCGTGAAGGATCGAGGGGAGGTTGGTTATGTTTGTGCCGGGGGGTTCCAGACCAGGCCGCACTTCTGATAAATGGTCTCCACCACGCGTAACACGGCCTTGGCTTCCTTGAGTCCTGGCACGGGTGTTCGCTTGAGTCGGATATCCTCAAAAAACTCGGTCATCTCCAGCTTCCATGATTCGTCGCCGCGCGGGTATTCGTAGATGGTGGTATCCGGCGGGCCCATTTGTGGCAGCATTTTGTAATAATACAGGCGTTCCATCCCGTAGCTGCCCCCCAAACCTTCCCAATGGAGTTTGGCGTCGCGCCCGTAGATCTCCAGACTGAACATGTTTTTCCATTCCGAACAACTGACGTGCAGCCAGGCGGTGCGTCCCTGGGTATCGCGCAGGCTGAGGAAGGCGTTGTCATCCACCGGCATGTTCCAGAAATAGGTGGCGGCGTGGCCATCGATCTGGCCAAATTCGCCGAGGTACATGCCGGCGAGATCAATCAAATGCACCCCTTGGTCCATTAATTCTCCGCCGCCGGATAATTTGGGATCAGCGCGCCATTCCTTCTCATACCCCAACCGGCCACCCTGACCATAGCGACCGCGCACGAACATGATTGGCCCCAATGCACCACATTGAATGAGTTCCTGGGCTTTGAGGCAGGCGGGATGATAGCGATGATTATACCCGATGCGCACCAAACCGCCGTGTTGGTTGGAAAGCGCCTCCAGCTCCTCCAGCTCACGGAGCGAAATGGCACCGGGTTTTTCCACCAGAACATGCTTTCCGGCGCGCAGTGCCATGGCGGCAATGGGCGCCAAGGCATGGTTAATGGTGGCGACCATCACCACATCCACCTTGGGCGAGCTTAATGCTTTTTCCACCGAGTCGGTGGCCTGGCAACCCGGGCTCTGGGCCGCCAGTTTGCGGGCACGCTCCAGGTTGGTATCGCAGGCCATGGCTACGCTCCCCGGCGGCAGGTTCAACAGGCGTTTCTGCCCGATCAAGCCGCAGCCAATCATCGCTACCCGATATGTAGGTTGTGTGGTTTCAGCCATAACATGTGTCATTTAGTGTGGATATAAGAGCAGAGAACCCGGCGTTGCGGCAAGACTGGAAATGGATAATTGCGGAAGCATACCGGCCGGGCAGGCATGGTAGCAGGGCCGCGCGATGGAATCGGTGAGGTGCGGTGTCTGAACCGCCTCACTGCCGGAAACAAAAGTACCAGACCAACCCACCGGCCAGGGCAAAAAACACCAAGCCAAGGATCATCTGCAGGATCAGTTTGCCGACCTTCATGGCGCAATAGCCCACCACGAGGGCGGCTAACACCAATCCGGCAATCATCCAAGGCGACAGGTCCTTGGGCAAATACTCTTTCCAAGCTGTGACATCCATAACGTGTGGTCGCGGACTTCCGCGTTTTGGACGGCCGCTCAGGCCAACCCCGCCCGCCGGGATCAACCGATAAAGGCCGCGTGAACTGCGCGCATGGCGGCTTCGCCTTTGGCGAGGTCAATGACCACGGACACCTTGATTTCACTGGTGGAAATCATGTCAATGTTCACACCTTCCTTGGCGAGGGTCTCAAACATCCTGGCGGCCACGCCAGGCTGGCTGCGCATCCCGACACCCACCACCGAGAGTTTGCCGATTTTCTCATCGGCCACTGCTTCCTTGAAGCCCACTTCCGCCTTGAGGCTGTCAATGACCTTGTTGGCCTTGAGCAAATCCGCCTTGTCCACCGTGAACGAAATATCCGTGGCGCGTCCTGATCCGCCGTGCGGCGCGGTCTGGACAATCACATCCACGTTGATCGAGGCATCGGCCAGCGATTTGAAGATGCGGGCGGCCATGCCGGGTTGGTCGGGTACGGCCACAAGCGTGACTTTGGCCTGGTTCTTATCGAGCGCGACGCCACGAATGACGACGCCTTCCATGCTTTTGGTTTCCTCTTTCACAATCGTTCCTGGGTTATCGTTCATGCTGGAGCGGACTTCAAACACCACGCCAAATTTCTTGGCAAATTCCACCGAGCGCGACTGCATCACCTTGGCGCCAAGGCTGGCCAGTTCGAGCATTTCATCATACGCAATCTCCTGGAGCTTGCGGGCATTCGGCACGATGCGCGGATCGGCGGTATAAACCCCGTCCACGTCCGTGTAAATTTCACAGAGATCGGCCTTGAGCGCCGCGGCCAGGGCGATGGCCGTCAAATCGGAACCCCCGCGTCCCAGCGTGGTGATCTGGCCTTCCGAGGTTTCTCCTTGGAATCCGGCCACAATAACCACATTCCCGCCCTTGAGGAAGGCATGCACTTTCTTGGGGGTGATGTTCTGGATTTTGGCTTTGGTATGCACGCCATCGGTGACGATGCCCGCCTGGGCGCCGGTGAGGGATACGGCCTTGAGGCCAATGCTGTGCAAGGCCATGGCGGTCAGGGCGGTAGTGGTCTGCTCGCCGGTGGCCAGCAGCATATCCATCTCCCGCTCATCGGGCAGCGGCATGATATCCTTGGCCAATTTGATCAGCCCATCGGTCACGCCGCTCATGGCGGAGACCACGACGACCAGTTGGTGGCCCTTCGCGTGATATTCCGCCACGCGCTTGGCCACATTCTTGATACGTTCGGTGTTCCCCACCGACGTGCCACCATATTTTTGAACAATCAATGCCATTGTTTGACAGGCGGCGATAGTAAACCAGTCAAGAGGCATTTCAACGCCAATTTTACGGAAAATTATCCGCTCGGAAGGTCGCTCCATTCTTGACAGATTACTTTTCGTGGTGACATTGGAGGCATGTCGCGTACCCGATTGTCACCCACCGGATGTTTGCTGAGAATTTCGTGCCTGAGTCTCGGGCTGATGCTCCAGGTGGCCGTCACCCCGGCCAGCCAGGCCGGCGCCCTGGAAGAATATGTCCAGCGGCCCGACCCCAGCTTTGCCTGGAAAGCGGTCGAACAGAAGCAACAGGCTGGATTCACCATCACGCGGCTCGACGTCACCTCACAGACCTGGCATGACCTGCGCTGGACCCACACCATGCAGATTGGCCATCCCGCCAAGGTGCGCAATCCCGGCGTCGCCCTGCTGGTGATCGCCGGCAGCGGCGACGGTTCCAGCAGCTTTAACCTCATGAAAACCGTTAGCGAACAGGCGGGCATCCTGGTGGCGGTGGTGGCTAATGTGCCGAACCAACCGCTGTTCAATGGACGCAATGAAGATGCCTTGATCGCGTACACCTTTGACCAATATTTGAAGACCGGCGATGAAACCTGGCCGCTCCTGCTGCCCATGGTCAAAAGCGCGGTTCGCGCCATGGACGCCGTGCAGGCCTATGCCCAGGCGGAATACGGCCAAAAGGTTGAAAAATTTGTGGTGACCGGCGTCTCCAAGCGCGGATGGACCACCTGGCTGAGCGCCGCTGCGGATCCGCGCGTGGCCGCCATTGCGCCCGCAGTCATTGACATGCTCAACATGAAGGCCCAGACCGAGTGGACCCAGAAAGTCTATGGCCGGCAGAGCGAAAAAATCCGGGCCTACACCGATCTGAAACTGGTGGAAAAAATGGACACGCCGCAAATGGTGGCGCTGCGCGGGTTGGTGGACCCTTATAGTTATCGCCGGAATTATCGCCTGCCCAAGCTGATCCTGTTGGGCACCAACGATCCTTTTTGGACCGTCGAAGCCTTGAAACATTACTGGTACGACCTGCCGGGGCCCAAACTGGTCTATCAAGCGCCCAACACCGGGCACGCGCAGACGGCGGAGTCCATTCAAACCATGGCGGCGGTGTTCCAAATGGTGGCCGATGGCAAAGAACTGCCGACCGTGGAGTGGCAGTTCAGCGGCGCGGATCACCGCAATGTGACGGTAACGGCGAGTCAGCAGGCCAAAGCGGCACGCTTATGGACGGCGGAATCCGCCACCCACGACTTTCGCAAAGCCACCTGGTCAAGCCAGGCATTGCCGGTCACCAGGGATGGCCGCGAAGCCGCCGCCGCCGTGCAATTACCCGCCAGCGGGTACCGGGCTTACATGGTTGAGTTGACCCTGACCGCCTCGACCGGGGCCGATTATAAGGTCTCCACGCAGGTCCAGGTCGTCCCGGAAAATGTCCAATAGCCGGGGGCGAGCAATGTCAGATCGCGCATATCAGTAAAATGCCGGCTTGCGATTGCCCGCCCATTGGGCTAATACAAGGAGCGTGACGAAGTCCAATACTCCAGTCAACGGTAACAACGGTTCGCCCAGTACGCAGGCGCGCCAGTTGATTGCCAACATCGCGCGTGCCTTTCTGGGCAAGGAAGAGGTGGTCACGCGCGCGGTGGTGGCGCTGATCGCTGGCGGGCATGTGCTCGTTGAAGACGTGCCCGGTCTGGGTAAAACCCTCCTGGCCAAGGCTATCGCCAAGTCATTGGCGGCCGATTTCAAGCGCATCCAATTCACCGCCGATCTCCTCCCTTCCGATATTTCCGGCGTCACGGTGTATGCCCCGGAGCGTCACGAGTTCACCTTCCGTCGCGGCCCGGTCTTTACCAACGTGCTGTTGGGCGATGAAATCAACCGGGCCACGCCGCGCACGCAATCCAGCCTGCTCGAGGCCATGGAGGAACAACATGTGACGGTGGATGGCGTGGTGCATCCGCTCGAATCGCCGTTTTTTGTCGTGGCCACGCAAAATCCCATCGAACTCGAGGGCACGTACCCGTTGCCGTTCGCGCAGATGGATCGGTTCATGCTGCGCTTGAGTATCGGCTACCTGGAGCGCGCATCGGAAATCGAAATGTTGCGCGTGCAGCGCAATGCGGACCCGCTGGCCAAAGTGGAGGCCGTCATGGATTGTTACGTCCTGAAGCAGCTCCAGTCGGCGGTGCGCGAAATCCGGATTGAGGATAGCCTGCTCGGTTACCTGGTGGATCTAGTGCGCGCCACCCGCCACGCGGAATCCCTGGAGTACGGCGCCAGCCCGCGCGGTTGCCTGGACATCCAATCCTTCAGCCAGGCGATGGCGTTGCTGGCCGGACGCGATTACGTGCTGCCGGATGATCTCAAGCAGGCCGCCCGCGTGGTGCTCCCGCATCGCCTGATTTGCCGCAAGGGCACCCGCTCCGTAATCGTCAACGCCCGAACCGTCATTGATCACATCGTGGATTCCGTGCCGGTGCCGGTGTGAGGGGGAAGCCCGAAAGCCGAAGCAGCATCATCGGCAAAAGATGGTGAATAAATTTTTCCCGATTTTTCACCTGCCATCTTTATGCCAGTTATTTTCGCCTCCGTTTTGGACTTCGGTTTTATATTTCCCTAATCCTGCATTATGCGCTATTCCTTTGCGGCATGGATAAAACGCACGTAGCGGCCATATTGCAGGAGATCGGGGTTCTGCTCGAATTGAAAAATGAGAACCCGTTCAAGACGCGC
The sequence above is a segment of the Verrucomicrobiota bacterium genome. Coding sequences within it:
- a CDS encoding PhoPQ-activated protein PqaA family protein — translated: MSRTRLSPTGCLLRISCLSLGLMLQVAVTPASQAGALEEYVQRPDPSFAWKAVEQKQQAGFTITRLDVTSQTWHDLRWTHTMQIGHPAKVRNPGVALLVIAGSGDGSSSFNLMKTVSEQAGILVAVVANVPNQPLFNGRNEDALIAYTFDQYLKTGDETWPLLLPMVKSAVRAMDAVQAYAQAEYGQKVEKFVVTGVSKRGWTTWLSAAADPRVAAIAPAVIDMLNMKAQTEWTQKVYGRQSEKIRAYTDLKLVEKMDTPQMVALRGLVDPYSYRRNYRLPKLILLGTNDPFWTVEALKHYWYDLPGPKLVYQAPNTGHAQTAESIQTMAAVFQMVADGKELPTVEWQFSGADHRNVTVTASQQAKAARLWTAESATHDFRKATWSSQALPVTRDGREAAAAVQLPASGYRAYMVELTLTASTGADYKVSTQVQVVPENVQ
- a CDS encoding galactokinase, whose translation is MIITRSPLRISLGGGGTDLPSYYEQHTGFLVAAAIDKYVYITIHDTFVPDLIVKYSRLERVATAAELEHPIIREAFGLLGMDGKSLELTSMADIPAGTGLGSSGSFTTALLKALHAYRKNLVHPAELAEQACDIELNRLKEPIGKQDQYIAAYGGITCFKFLPGGKVEAWPLKLSEETRYNLEDNLLLFFTGYSRSASSILKEQDQKSKSMDKSMIENLHFVKDLGLQSQAAMERGDLPEFARLMDVHWQRKKERSGNMSNPQINQWYDLAMAHGALGGKLIGAGGGGFLMFYAEDKSRLRHAMRQAGLQEVRFRFDFEGTKAVIQ
- a CDS encoding aspartate kinase, yielding MALIVQKYGGTSVGNTERIKNVAKRVAEYHAKGHQLVVVVSAMSGVTDGLIKLAKDIMPLPDEREMDMLLATGEQTTTALTAMALHSIGLKAVSLTGAQAGIVTDGVHTKAKIQNITPKKVHAFLKGGNVVIVAGFQGETSEGQITTLGRGGSDLTAIALAAALKADLCEIYTDVDGVYTADPRIVPNARKLQEIAYDEMLELASLGAKVMQSRSVEFAKKFGVVFEVRSSMNDNPGTIVKEETKSMEGVVIRGVALDKNQAKVTLVAVPDQPGMAARIFKSLADASINVDVIVQTAPHGGSGRATDISFTVDKADLLKANKVIDSLKAEVGFKEAVADEKIGKLSVVGVGMRSQPGVAARMFETLAKEGVNIDMISTSEIKVSVVIDLAKGEAAMRAVHAAFIG
- a CDS encoding Gfo/Idh/MocA family oxidoreductase, with protein sequence MAETTQPTYRVAMIGCGLIGQKRLLNLPPGSVAMACDTNLERARKLAAQSPGCQATDSVEKALSSPKVDVVMVATINHALAPIAAMALRAGKHVLVEKPGAISLRELEELEALSNQHGGLVRIGYNHRYHPACLKAQELIQCGALGPIMFVRGRYGQGGRLGYEKEWRADPKLSGGGELMDQGVHLIDLAGMYLGEFGQIDGHAATYFWNMPVDDNAFLSLRDTQGRTAWLHVSCSEWKNMFSLEIYGRDAKLHWEGLGGSYGMERLYYYKMLPQMGPPDTTIYEYPRGDESWKLEMTEFFEDIRLKRTPVPGLKEAKAVLRVVETIYQKCGLVWNPPAQT
- a CDS encoding MoxR family ATPase, with translation MTKSNTPVNGNNGSPSTQARQLIANIARAFLGKEEVVTRAVVALIAGGHVLVEDVPGLGKTLLAKAIAKSLAADFKRIQFTADLLPSDISGVTVYAPERHEFTFRRGPVFTNVLLGDEINRATPRTQSSLLEAMEEQHVTVDGVVHPLESPFFVVATQNPIELEGTYPLPFAQMDRFMLRLSIGYLERASEIEMLRVQRNADPLAKVEAVMDCYVLKQLQSAVREIRIEDSLLGYLVDLVRATRHAESLEYGASPRGCLDIQSFSQAMALLAGRDYVLPDDLKQAARVVLPHRLICRKGTRSVIVNARTVIDHIVDSVPVPV